The following coding sequences are from one Lolium rigidum isolate FL_2022 chromosome 6, APGP_CSIRO_Lrig_0.1, whole genome shotgun sequence window:
- the LOC124661539 gene encoding probable E3 ubiquitin-protein ligase RHC1A has product MSNRATHWCYACRRPIRLRGQDIICPNCNDGFIQEISETGGALNSYGIFGPRFDDRQDRRFGMMEAMSAVLRQRMAEMGSNPVFDPSAAGVSAERGRQPSLGPRLIFGSNMPAHPSESSGVNIRVRGGRRIGADRPNFSGFLASPSIEAMFEQLLLQTSNRQGPPPAPQSAIDSMPVVKISRRHLSDDPHCPVCTDKFEVGSEVREMPCKHLYHGSCIIPWLLQHNSCPVCRHPLPPQRGSDDAPIRSPSVRTSETPSRAVTGADVRPVVTVRDDDDGSNSFSFLWPFGSSSPSPSSYQYEGAVGGEPAVFDEDPSQITYCEWHYDP; this is encoded by the coding sequence ATGTCAAATAGAGCCACACATTGGTGCTATGCCTGCCGTCGGCCAATTCGTCTTCGTGGACAAGATATAATCTGCCCCAACTGCAATGATGGCTTTATCCAAGAGATCAGTGAGACAGGAGGCGCGTTGAACTCTTACGGTATCTTTGGCCCACGCTTCGATGATCGCCAAGATAGAAGATTCGGAATGATGGAGGCTATGTCTGCCGTTTTGCGTCAGCGGATGGCAGAGATGGGCAGCAATCCTGTGTTTGACCCAAGTGCAGCTGGGGTAAGCGCTGAACGAGGAAGGCAGCCCTCTCTCGGCCCTAGGCTGATATTTGGCAGCAACATGCCTGCTCACCCGAGCGAAAGCAGCGGTGTAAACATCCGCGTCAGGGGAGGTCGCAGAATTGGAGCCGATCGACCAAACTTCAGTGGCTTCCTTGCCAGTCCCAGTATTGAAGCTATGTTTGAGCAGCTGCTGCTGCAGACTAGCAACCGTCAGGGGCCACCGCCGGCTCCTCAGTCCGCAATCGACTCAATGCCGGTGGTGAAGATAAGCCGCAGGCATCTCAGCGATGATCCACACTGTCCAGTCTGCACGGACAAATTCGAGGTCGGCTCGGAGGTGAGGGAGATGCCGTGCAAGCACCTGTACCATGGCAGCTGCATCATCCCCTGGTTGCTCCAGCACAACTCTTGCCCGGTTTGCCGCCATCCGCTGCCGCCACAGCGAGGATCAGATGATGCCCCCATCCGTTCACCTTCAGTCCGCACTAGCGAAACCCCTAGTCGTGCGGTCACCGGAGCTGATGTCAGGCCTGTTGTAACTGTAAGGGATGATGACGACGGAAGCAACTCTTTCTCGTTTCTCTGGCCATTCGGCTCGTCGAGCCCCAGTCCTAGTTCTTACCAGTACGAAGGAGCTGTGGGTGGTGAGCCTGCCGTCTTTGACGAAGACCCCAGCCAGATAACCTATTGCGAGTGGCACTACGACCCCTGA
- the LOC124660937 gene encoding 4-diphosphocytidyl-2-C-methyl-D-erythritol kinase, chloroplastic-like, whose protein sequence is MACSTHLLSQSLYQSHRPSPGASRHLRFQARPAAAAWSCSSARSRRSPSVRVAASAEQGRRQVELTYDAQGKFNQLADQIDQNVGITRLNLFSPCKINVFLRMTGKRPDGFHDLASLFHVVSLGDTIKFSLSPSKSIDRLSTNVAGVPVDESNLIIKALNLYRKKTGTDKHFWIHLDKKVPTGAGLGGGSSNAATALWAANQFSGGIATEQDLQEWSGEIGSDIPFFFSRGAAYCTGRGEIVQDIPDLLPINLPMVLIKPPEACSTAEVYKRLRLDQTSQADPLALLKEITQNGISQDVCINDLEPPAFEVLKSLKRLKKRIMASNRGEYSAVFMSGSGSTIVGIGSPDPPAFVYDDEDYKDVFVSEACFLTREENEWYREPLTSNTTFSKEDLPSEAAPVVD, encoded by the exons ATGGCTTGCTCCACCCATCTTCTCTCGCAGAGCCTGTACCAATCCCACCGCCCGAGCCCGGGCGCGTCCAGGCACCTCCGGTTCCAGGCCCGGCCCGCGGCGGCGGCTTGGTCCTGCTCCAGCGCCAGGAGCCGCCGGTCTCCCAGTGTAAGAGTCGCCGCATCGGCGGAGCAAGGGAGGAGGCAAGTGGAG CTTACCTATGACGCACAAGGCAAGTTCAACCAGCTAGCCGACCAAATTGACCAGAATGTCGGGATTACACGGCTCAACCTATTCTCACCTTGCAAA ATTAATGTGTTCCTGAGGATGACAGGGAAGAGACCAGATGGGTTCCATGACCTGGCTTCTCTGTTTCAT GTGGTTAGTTTGGGTGATACTATCAAATTCTCACTGTCTCCAAGTAAGAGCATAGATCGGCTATCAACCAATGTAGCAGGTGTCCCAGTTGATGAAAGTAATTTG ATCATCAAGGCTCTCAATCTTTACCGCAAGAAAACTGGAACAGACAAGCACTTTTGG ATACATCTCGATAAGAAAGTTCCAACTGGTGCTGGTCTTGGAGGCGGAAGCAGTAATGCTGCAACTGCACTATGGGCCGCTAACCAATTTAGTGGTGGCATTGCCACCGAACAAGATCTTCAAGAGTGGTCGGGTGAGATTGGATCAGATATCCCCTTCTTCTTTTCACGAGGAGCAGCATACTGTACTGGTAGAGGAGAG ATTGTCCAAGATATTCCGGATCTATTGCCGATAAATCTGCCAATGGTTCTAATAAAGCCACCTGAAGCATGCTCAACTGCTGAGGTTTACAAG CGACTCCGGTTAGATCAGACTAGTCAAGCTGATCCATTGGCTTTACTCAAGGAGATAACGCAAAACGGGATATCACAGGATGTCTGTATAAATGATCTAG AGCCCCCAGCTTTTGAGGTATTGAAATCACTAAAGAGGTTGAAGAAACGTATTATGGCATCCAACAGGGGGGAATACAGTGCTGTTTTTATGTCAGGAAG TGGGAGCACTATTGTTGGAATCGGTTCCCCAGATCCGCCTGCGTTTGTGTATGACGATGAGGACTACAAGGATGTTTTTGTGTCAG AGGCTTGCTTCCTGACTCGCGAGGAGAACGAGTGGTACAGAGAACCACTCACCTCAAACACCACGTTTAGCAAAGAAGATTTACCGTCAGAGGCAGCACCAGTTGTTGACTGA
- the LOC124662894 gene encoding sterile alpha motif domain-containing protein 1-like encodes MAAEARAESPAPAAPPPPVPEKRAAPADDVDDEERPGPKRRRAFVATLDGVPCAAAAAEEDGHRDGLSFSFQHSRGGFVPPETTPKFGSFNPPAPAEQQEALDPKPAGEDSPVVEEEGEEDAASPRGVGDRQDGDSQPVAAAGDQGEPETHDEPECADVHHQ; translated from the coding sequence ATGGCGGCAGAGGCGCGGGCCGAGAGCCCCGCGCCCGCGGCCCCACCACCGCCCGTCCCGGAGAAGCGCGCCGCCCCGGCGGacgacgtcgacgacgaggagcggCCCGGGCCGAAGCGGCGCCGCGCGTTCGTCGCGACGCTCGACGGCGTCCCctgcgccgcggcggcggcggaggaggacgggcACCGCGACGGCCTGTCCTTCTCGTTCCAGCACTCGCGCGGCGGCTTcgtgccgccggagacgacgcccAAGTTCGGGTCTTTCAACCCGCCCGCGCCCGCCGAGCAGCAGGAGGCCCTCGACCCCAAGCCCGCCGGCGAAGATTCACCggttgtggaggaggagggagaggaggatgcgGCGTCGCCCCGCGGCGTTGGGGATCGCCAAGACGGGGATTCACAGccagtggcggcggcgggcgatcAGGGGGAACCGGAAACACATGATGAACCGGAATGTGCTGATGTACATCATCAGTAG